The Cyanobacteria bacterium GSL.Bin1 nucleotide sequence ACTTTCCAAATCAAAAGATTATCCAGAGCTATGATTATTCTCCTAGCTAACTTTTGTCAGTCAATCAGCATCAGCCCTGACTACTCAGCAAATAAATTTAACGGTAAATGACCATAAACTCCTGCAATCAAATCATCTTCGGCTTGGCAAGAGACTAAAACGCCACGATATTCTCCTGTATAATTATCTTGATAAAATCCCATTTGCTTCGTACTAAATTTAATATAAACAGGAGTATTCACAGCCAAAACCTGCTCAAAATTAATCCGATTAATATCATATCCTAAAGCGCTGAGATAGCTTTTCAGTGCTTTAATCGCTTGCTCAGTATTATCGGCACAGATTCCTAAATTTTCCCACTCTGATTCCTGCACAATTTGTTGAATGGCCGTTTGTAATTCTTCTTTTTCTTGTTCCGTTTTAACTGATTTTTGTTCGGTACAACTGTATTGATCTAATAGTTTTCTAGCTTGCGTCAGTTCCATATCTAATTTCAATTATTAATTCTCAATATCTTGACCATTAATTGGTAAATAATCATTAAATCTTTGTTGATCGTAATAGTAAACAGTGCGAATTGGATAGGGAATATTAATATCCGCTTCATCGAACACGCGTTTAATTGCAATAATGGCTTTAGTTTGAACACGACGCACAATATTTTGTTGAGGAATGGTCCAGTATCTCACTACAAAGTCGATGGAACTATCGCCAAAGCTGACTAAATCAATTTCTGGCTGCGGTTGTTCTAACACCCCTTCCACTGCTTGAATGGTCTCTCTCAGGAGTTGAGCGGCCATTGGTAAGGGGGTATTATAGTCCACACCAACGCCTAAATCAGTGCGTCGATAGTCATAAGCGGTGCGAACCTGGATTTCGTTGGTAAAAACAGTTGCATTGGGAACAATCACTTCTTCTCCTTGATAGGTCCGAATGCGCGTGGTACGGATATCAATATGTTCAACGGTTCCCTCGTATCCGGCAACAATGATTTGATCGCCGATGCGAAAAGGTTCTTGCAATAAGAGTAAAATTCCCGCGAGAAAGTTTTTGAAAATATCTTGGAAGGCAAACCCAACCGCAACTGATCCTAGCCCCAGGGCAGCGATAATATCACCCAGACTTAATCCGGGAAACGCCACAACGCCAGCGAGTAAAACCCCTAGGGTTAAAGTTAAAATATAGCTGGTTTTTTCCAGTAACAGTTGTAGGGAGGCACTCGGAAGTGCTTTCTTGCCCACTTTACGCGCAACTTTATGAGTAACTTTTGCCGCATAACGGGCTAAGAAGAGGATAATAATTCCTGCAATCAGTCCGGGTAAAGCACGAATCAAACTGCCGACAATATCTTGCAGGCTGGTGATAATGGTATCTAAAATCCCACTCATTGATGATTTAGGGCTGTAGTAACGACTTTAGTTAGGATAATACGTTTTGGTCCATGGAAACATCGCAATCGATTTCTTCTGCCAGTGCCATTGCGCTGCAAAAAGAATTATCCCCGCAAGTCATCACCGATGACCAATTTCCGCAACCGATTCGCTACATCGCGGGTGTTGATGTGGGATTTAAGGATCGCTACCGCATTACACAAGCAGCTGTTGGGGTGTTGAGTTTTCCCACGTTAGAAAAAGTAGAATCCGCGATCGCGATTGGCACTGACGGATTTGCTCTCCTTGATGCGATCTATTTCGTCGTCTGGAAGCAGTAGATATTCTGCGTCAAGTTTGGTTACAGCAGGATTACCCGTCAAGCGAAGGAAAAGTGCAACTGCGAACCGAAAAAGATGGACCTCCTCATGCCAACAGGATTTTCTCCCTTTTCATGATTCAGGAAGATGATGAAGCTCTGGCCAAGGCTCGTGAGAGACAAAAGACGGCAGAATTTAAGAAGGAGTACTCCTTAATTAGCGACAGCCTAAACTGTCTCGAGTCGCAACGCCCGTTGTCGAATTAACGCCTTCTGCTCTTTGACACAATAATTTAATTTGGTAACGATTGATAATGGCATCAGTAAAATCCGCACCTGTAATTTTTGTGTCTTCAAAACTACTGCGAGTCATGACTGTTCCAATTAACACCGCATTAGTTAAATCGGCACCATCTAACACCACTCGATCCATTAAAGCACCACTTAAATTCGTATTAGATAAATCAGCATTAGTTAAGGTTCCTTTAGTAAACATTGCATTTTCCAAGTTAGAGCCACTAAAGTTGGTTCGACGCATTTGCGCAGCAGCAAAAACAGCCCCGACTAAATCTTTATGAGAAAAATCTCTTTCTGAAACCACAGTATGGGTATAATTAACGCTGTTATCTTGCGCCATTGCTGGTTTGGCATCCAGTAATATCCAAATTCCCGCTAAGAGGATCGCAATTGCCAGATAAAGAATTCGCTTGAGCATTTTTTGGACCATAATCTCTTCAATAATCAACGACGGCTTATTCCCCATCAATAACTATTTTTTCCTGTATTGTTTTGTTTTGATCATTTTCACTCTCTAACTTAATATTATCTCTTAAGATTAATGGAGACTCAATACAGCAGCATCATCAACCAATGGAAACTTCAATGATTCCTGTAATTCTTGCAGGCGGTAAAGGAGAACGCTTTTGGCCAGTTAGCCGCCGAGAACGTCCAAAACAATTTTTATCCCTTGATGGCAGTGGTCAGACTCTTTTGCAAGCAACAGCCAACCGACTGTTCCCGCTAACATCCGGATGGGAAAAAGTATGGGTGATTACATCGGAAATGTTAGCTTCAGGGGTACAAGAACAACTGCCAAATCTTCCCGCAGAAAATTGCCTAGTCGAACCGCAAGGTCGAGATACAGCGCCGGCTGTGGCGTGGGCAACCTTAGAAATAGCCCAACGGTACGGAGAAGATACAGTGATTGGTTTTTTCCCTGCGGATCATTGGGTGGGAGATCCGGCTAAGTTTCAACAGACGATCGCAGCAGGCGTGGAATTAGCCAAGGCAGAAAAAGTAATTGTGACCCTCGGGATGCAACCCAGCTATCCTGCCACGGGTTATGGTTATATCGAACAGGGGAAAAAGCTTGGTGAGTATCAAGGGTTATCCGCCTATAGTGTCACTCGCTTTACGGAAAAGCCTAATTATGAAACAGCGGAGTCTTTTATTGCGACCCAACGTTTTAGCTGGAATAGTGGGATGTTTATTTTTCGCGCTGGGGTGGTTTTACAAGAGTTAGCGCAAGAAGCACCGGAGATTCTGACGCCCTTACAGGAAAAGGGAAAAGCTGCTTATGCCAATCTCCCGAAAAATAGTATTGACTATGCCTTAATGGAAAAAACGCAACTGGCGTGTGTTCTCCCGAGTGAATTTAATTGGGATGACTTAGGAGATTGGAATGCACTCGAACGGTTGTTTCAAGGGGATCGGGAAAATGTTGAGATGGGAACGCATGTGGGGTTAGACACTAAAGGAACAATTGTTTATAGTAGCGATCCCGAAGAAGTAATTGTCACCTTAGGCTTAGAAGACGTAGTGATTGTGCGCGATCGCGGCGTGACCTTGGTCGTGAAAAAAGATCGCACTCAAGATATCAAAAAACTTCTGAAACAACTCCAAGCAGACAATCGTTTCGACAAGCTGTTATAGGAATTTCAATGATTTCCTGCTTTCTAGTCGAACTGAACAGGATCTTCAAGTCATCATGCTCTCTAAGCAAGGCGGGAATGCCGACATGATGACCAATTAATAATCAGCCACTGTTGGTTGTCTCAACTTGGATCTCGGTTACGACAACGGCACTTTCAACACACTTGCTTCCTTTTTTCATGGGGGACTAACTCACATTTATTTCAGAACGGCAGTTGTGATATAAAATAGTCTCGATTCCAACTGT carries:
- a CDS encoding NTP transferase domain-containing protein, yielding METSMIPVILAGGKGERFWPVSRRERPKQFLSLDGSGQTLLQATANRLFPLTSGWEKVWVITSEMLASGVQEQLPNLPAENCLVEPQGRDTAPAVAWATLEIAQRYGEDTVIGFFPADHWVGDPAKFQQTIAAGVELAKAEKVIVTLGMQPSYPATGYGYIEQGKKLGEYQGLSAYSVTRFTEKPNYETAESFIATQRFSWNSGMFIFRAGVVLQELAQEAPEILTPLQEKGKAAYANLPKNSIDYALMEKTQLACVLPSEFNWDDLGDWNALERLFQGDRENVEMGTHVGLDTKGTIVYSSDPEEVIVTLGLEDVVIVRDRGVTLVVKKDRTQDIKKLLKQLQADNRFDKLL
- a CDS encoding mechanosensitive ion channel; this encodes MSGILDTIITSLQDIVGSLIRALPGLIAGIIILFLARYAAKVTHKVARKVGKKALPSASLQLLLEKTSYILTLTLGVLLAGVVAFPGLSLGDIIAALGLGSVAVGFAFQDIFKNFLAGILLLLQEPFRIGDQIIVAGYEGTVEHIDIRTTRIRTYQGEEVIVPNATVFTNEIQVRTAYDYRRTDLGVGVDYNTPLPMAAQLLRETIQAVEGVLEQPQPEIDLVSFGDSSIDFVVRYWTIPQQNIVRRVQTKAIIAIKRVFDEADINIPYPIRTVYYYDQQRFNDYLPINGQDIEN
- a CDS encoding pentapeptide repeat-containing protein, with amino-acid sequence MVQKMLKRILYLAIAILLAGIWILLDAKPAMAQDNSVNYTHTVVSERDFSHKDLVGAVFAAAQMRRTNFSGSNLENAMFTKGTLTNADLSNTNLSGALMDRVVLDGADLTNAVLIGTVMTRSSFEDTKITGADFTDAIINRYQIKLLCQRAEGVNSTTGVATRDSLGCR
- a CDS encoding DUF1824 family protein gives rise to the protein MELTQARKLLDQYSCTEQKSVKTEQEKEELQTAIQQIVQESEWENLGICADNTEQAIKALKSYLSALGYDINRINFEQVLAVNTPVYIKFSTKQMGFYQDNYTGEYRGVLVSCQAEDDLIAGVYGHLPLNLFAE